One uncultured Tolumonas sp. DNA segment encodes these proteins:
- the mprF gene encoding bifunctional lysylphosphatidylglycerol flippase/synthetase MprF: MSRLRGWLGVAVSLLLLGLALSVLYHLDHEYRWNDVVTHVREVPGSLLFKALIFTFLNYVLLTGYDWMAIRQVGAQVPYQKVALTSFIGYTFSNTLGFSLLTGASVRYRFYTAAGLNPGQIARVIVFCSVTFFLGLFLVGGIALLLGVKTLPTALPLPLWLTSSLQAIGGACAAVAIGYLFLAFFRREPLSWRHHRWQMPSFAQASSQLLVASCDWLLAGAIFFSLLPETPGVTYWSVLAVFVAANLIGVLAHVPGGLGIFESIVTLVLSPFMLPGHILGALILFRVIYYLLPFLISLTLFVGIEMLQHKDKLKQWLAPFQGLNLVLPPLLSIAVFITGAVLLFSGATPAVDTRLLWLQDVLPLPLLEVSHLAGSLIGFALLLLAHRLQRRYDAAFTLTSLLLAASTVFSLLKGLDWEEASLSALILACLLPCRHLFYRKGRLQNEPFSLNWTLAILAVLLGTVWLIFFSYKHVEYRNELWWEFTLFHNAPRAMRAGVLVAIVACAYGLHHLLRPIRMQPDLPSQDEQLLAFNLVQRYGRTQGYLALLGDKYLLFHPSREAFLMYGMEGRSWIVLGDPIGPEEYYDELLWQFRELCDNYDAWPVFYEVSNEYLPHYLELGLTPLKLGEEAIIDLSKFTLEGSSRKSLRQTYAKTQRDGLSFQWIDAADVHTYLPQLQAISDAWMGEKQVREKGFSVGRFETDYLCRCPLALAWCNGEPVGFANVWTTDSKTELSVDLMRYDPERSPGGVMDFLFIELLQWGKAQGYRTFNLGMAPMSGMSRHPLASYWNKLGQLLFAKGNRFYNFQGLRRFKEKYQPQWRPSYLVSQGGLRLPRILANTASLISRGMLGTIRK; the protein is encoded by the coding sequence TAAGTGTTTTATATCATCTGGATCATGAATATCGGTGGAATGATGTAGTCACTCATGTGCGGGAAGTTCCGGGCTCTTTATTATTCAAAGCGCTGATCTTTACCTTTCTGAATTACGTGTTACTCACCGGTTACGACTGGATGGCGATCCGCCAGGTGGGGGCTCAAGTGCCTTATCAAAAGGTGGCTTTGACCTCTTTTATCGGTTACACGTTTTCTAATACGCTCGGTTTTTCATTATTAACCGGCGCATCCGTGCGTTATCGTTTTTATACCGCAGCCGGTTTAAATCCCGGCCAGATTGCCCGGGTGATTGTGTTTTGCTCGGTGACTTTCTTTCTCGGTTTGTTTCTGGTCGGTGGCATTGCGTTATTGTTGGGCGTTAAAACGTTACCGACAGCGTTACCACTTCCTTTGTGGCTGACTTCATCACTGCAGGCCATTGGCGGTGCTTGTGCTGCGGTTGCTATTGGTTATTTATTCTTAGCTTTTTTCCGCCGTGAACCATTGTCTTGGCGTCATCATCGCTGGCAAATGCCCTCCTTTGCTCAGGCATCCAGTCAGTTACTGGTGGCCAGTTGTGATTGGTTATTAGCGGGTGCTATTTTCTTTAGTCTGTTGCCAGAGACGCCGGGTGTTACTTATTGGTCCGTGTTGGCGGTATTTGTGGCCGCTAACCTGATTGGTGTTTTGGCGCATGTACCGGGCGGGCTCGGTATTTTTGAGTCAATCGTCACGCTGGTGCTAAGTCCTTTCATGCTGCCTGGGCATATTCTCGGTGCCTTGATCCTGTTCCGTGTTATCTATTATCTACTGCCATTTTTGATCAGCCTGACGTTATTTGTCGGTATCGAAATGCTGCAACATAAAGACAAGTTAAAACAATGGCTGGCGCCGTTTCAGGGCTTAAATCTGGTGTTACCGCCGTTGTTGAGTATTGCGGTATTTATCACCGGTGCTGTATTGCTGTTTTCTGGTGCCACACCGGCCGTTGATACTCGTTTGCTCTGGTTACAAGATGTCTTGCCGTTACCTTTGCTGGAAGTTTCGCATCTGGCGGGTAGCTTGATCGGTTTTGCCTTGTTGCTGTTGGCGCATCGTCTGCAACGTCGTTACGACGCGGCTTTCACGCTCACGTCACTGTTGCTGGCTGCCAGTACCGTATTTTCGTTATTAAAAGGTTTGGATTGGGAAGAAGCGTCGTTATCTGCTTTGATCCTGGCTTGTCTGTTACCTTGTCGCCACTTGTTCTATCGCAAAGGTCGTTTGCAAAATGAACCGTTCTCGCTGAACTGGACGCTGGCGATATTAGCGGTGCTGTTGGGTACCGTATGGCTGATTTTCTTTTCCTACAAACATGTCGAATACCGGAATGAATTGTGGTGGGAATTTACCCTGTTCCACAATGCGCCGCGTGCAATGCGGGCGGGGGTCTTGGTGGCTATTGTGGCTTGTGCTTATGGCTTGCACCATTTATTGCGCCCGATCCGCATGCAACCTGATCTGCCTTCGCAGGATGAACAGCTGTTAGCGTTTAATCTGGTGCAACGTTACGGCCGTACACAAGGTTATCTTGCGTTGTTAGGCGACAAATATCTGTTGTTCCATCCAAGCCGCGAAGCCTTTTTGATGTACGGTATGGAAGGTCGCAGCTGGATTGTGTTGGGTGATCCGATCGGGCCGGAAGAGTATTACGATGAGTTGTTGTGGCAGTTCCGCGAGCTGTGTGACAACTACGATGCGTGGCCGGTCTTTTATGAAGTCAGTAATGAATATTTGCCACATTATCTTGAGCTGGGTTTAACACCACTGAAATTGGGTGAAGAGGCCATTATTGATCTGAGTAAATTTACCTTGGAAGGGAGTTCACGTAAGAGCTTGCGCCAAACATATGCCAAGACACAACGTGATGGTCTGAGTTTCCAATGGATTGATGCCGCTGACGTACACACTTATCTGCCACAACTGCAAGCCATCTCGGATGCTTGGATGGGGGAGAAGCAGGTTCGGGAAAAAGGCTTTTCGGTTGGACGTTTTGAAACGGATTATCTGTGTCGTTGTCCGCTGGCACTGGCTTGGTGTAATGGCGAACCGGTAGGTTTTGCCAATGTCTGGACAACTGACAGTAAAACCGAGTTATCAGTGGATCTGATGCGTTATGATCCAGAGCGTTCACCGGGTGGTGTTATGGACTTCTTGTTCATTGAGTTACTGCAATGGGGTAAAGCACAGGGCTATCGTACTTTTAATTTGGGTATGGCACCGATGTCGGGTATGTCGCGCCACCCGCTGGCTTCATACTGGAATAAGCTGGGGCAGTTGCTGTTTGCCAAAGGTAATCGCTTCTATAATTTCCAAGGTTTGCGCCGTTTTAAAGAAAAATATCAGCCGCAATGGCGCCCCAGTTATCTGGTGAGTCAAGGCGGGTTGCGTTTGCCACGTATTCTGGCCAATACTGCCTCGTTAATTAGCCGTGGCATGTTAGGTACTATTCGTAAGTAG
- a CDS encoding AcvB/VirJ family lysyl-phosphatidylglycerol hydrolase yields MVIRWCITALLMLCSLQLSFSASAATPVDDLELDTLPVTQVNPADKDKPMVVFFSGDGGWAELDTTVSENLVKQGMPVVGWSTLTYFWSFKTPEQTTKDFQRILAYYSKAWQRSRVILIGYSFGAETFPFAVNRLSPEYRKMIVGGVMLVPSISSNFEIHVSDWLQTSAAGRYPTLPEVKKIQDIPLLCMYSEVEEGDLCPLLSKQSNVTLTQLSGGHNFGKRYSLITKKILQAMAPAIQVPASQAAPAK; encoded by the coding sequence ATGGTAATTCGCTGGTGCATTACTGCATTGTTAATGTTGTGTTCTCTGCAGCTGTCGTTTTCCGCGTCAGCTGCAACGCCAGTTGATGATTTAGAACTGGATACATTGCCAGTGACACAAGTTAACCCGGCAGATAAAGATAAACCGATGGTGGTTTTTTTCTCCGGCGATGGTGGCTGGGCGGAACTGGACACCACGGTATCTGAGAATCTGGTCAAACAGGGGATGCCGGTTGTTGGCTGGAGTACGCTGACTTATTTCTGGAGCTTCAAGACACCAGAACAGACCACTAAAGATTTTCAGCGGATCTTGGCGTATTACTCGAAAGCATGGCAACGTTCCCGAGTTATCTTGATTGGTTATTCATTCGGCGCAGAAACATTCCCCTTTGCGGTTAATCGCCTATCGCCGGAATATCGCAAAATGATCGTAGGTGGTGTGATGCTGGTGCCGTCGATCAGCTCCAATTTCGAAATTCATGTATCCGACTGGTTACAAACCAGTGCTGCTGGCCGTTATCCAACGCTGCCGGAAGTGAAAAAAATTCAGGATATACCGCTGTTATGCATGTACAGCGAAGTTGAAGAGGGCGATCTTTGTCCGCTGTTAAGCAAACAGAGCAACGTGACACTGACGCAACTTTCTGGCGGGCATAATTTTGGTAAGCGCTATTCGTTGATCACGAAAAAGATCCTGCAAGCGATGGCACCTGCGATTCAAGTGCCTGCCAGCCAAGCCGCACCAGCCAAGTAA
- a CDS encoding M48 family metallopeptidase, translating to MDFYRYQDQAKKLSTRLLILFFAGLISLSAALTLAGLFLWQLTDQVIHIDTNSQFWHWYVIGNITIFAALVLITLLKYSSLCKGGRVVAETLGARYVHVNTQDPGDHRLRNVVEEMALAAGMPVPSVYVLDEEPGINAFAAGMGINDAVIVVTQGAISYLTRDELQAVVAHEFSHIQHGDIRLNQQLAALIGSLMFLGELGRWLSQGTGRGRHHHGLGGSQNKSSSAVPFFGLTLMLLGAAGTVWGKLMKSALNRQREFLADASAVQFTRYSAPLASALKKVGGHRYASLIFHPQAETFSHLFFSQGLSQNFRGWLASHPPLQERIRRLEPDWDGMYYSNLQPMADEPPPPLPSAFTAAVQLKAAGNSDLATLLLAQSALALAPVDKPNAVVPDTQNNTPQGPTSETEPVLYDTTAPSEWLPLLPDTLVKAARSPFDARFLLYRLVLADDQPTRQIQRDLLGQETSAVAALAQQKIPCGLRLALVELAIPSLKELTAEQYQAFHNMLWQLIQADQQTSFAEWLLYRMLTHQLTPHFSHEARQFVKYRDINTVMPAIEQWLSYLAYQADNDQDTARIFSAGVAQLPQAALTLQPPPTQDVLGNALDQLQQSSPAIRFNFLQAIVRAIEYDGKISAHEAELFQMLTYCLDCPIPPPQILNETKKTAH from the coding sequence ATGGATTTTTATCGTTATCAGGATCAAGCAAAAAAGCTCAGCACGCGCTTGCTCATTCTGTTTTTCGCAGGCCTCATCAGTTTATCAGCCGCACTGACGCTGGCCGGTTTATTCCTGTGGCAGCTGACCGATCAGGTGATCCATATCGATACCAACAGCCAATTCTGGCATTGGTACGTGATCGGTAATATCACCATTTTCGCCGCCTTAGTGCTGATCACACTGCTGAAATATTCCAGCTTATGTAAAGGTGGCCGGGTAGTGGCCGAAACACTCGGTGCCCGTTATGTACACGTGAATACACAAGATCCTGGCGATCATCGACTGCGAAATGTCGTGGAAGAGATGGCGCTGGCCGCGGGGATGCCAGTACCGAGTGTGTATGTGCTGGATGAAGAACCCGGGATCAATGCCTTTGCTGCCGGCATGGGCATTAATGATGCGGTCATAGTGGTAACGCAAGGTGCAATCAGTTATCTCACACGCGATGAGTTACAAGCGGTCGTCGCGCATGAATTCAGCCATATTCAACATGGTGATATACGGTTGAATCAGCAATTGGCAGCACTAATTGGTAGTTTGATGTTTCTCGGTGAACTCGGGCGTTGGTTATCGCAAGGCACAGGTCGAGGACGTCATCATCATGGCTTAGGCGGCTCGCAAAACAAAAGCAGTTCTGCCGTGCCTTTTTTTGGTTTAACCCTGATGTTACTGGGTGCCGCTGGTACTGTTTGGGGAAAGCTGATGAAATCAGCACTGAATCGGCAACGCGAATTTCTGGCCGATGCCTCCGCAGTACAATTCACCCGCTATTCAGCACCGCTCGCCAGTGCCTTAAAAAAAGTCGGCGGACATCGTTATGCCTCGCTGATCTTCCACCCACAGGCGGAAACATTTAGTCATCTGTTTTTCAGCCAGGGATTATCGCAGAATTTTCGCGGTTGGCTGGCGAGTCATCCCCCGTTACAAGAGCGGATCCGACGCTTAGAGCCTGATTGGGATGGTATGTATTATTCCAATCTGCAACCAATGGCCGATGAGCCGCCACCGCCGTTGCCATCTGCATTTACTGCCGCCGTCCAGCTAAAAGCCGCCGGCAATAGTGATCTGGCAACCTTGTTGTTAGCGCAAAGCGCGCTGGCTCTTGCGCCGGTAGATAAACCCAATGCTGTCGTGCCAGATACGCAAAATAATACGCCGCAAGGGCCGACTTCAGAAACAGAGCCCGTGTTATATGACACGACCGCACCCAGTGAGTGGTTGCCATTATTACCTGATACCTTGGTAAAGGCTGCCCGTTCGCCCTTTGATGCGCGTTTCTTGCTATACCGTCTGGTATTAGCCGATGATCAACCCACACGGCAGATACAACGTGATTTATTAGGGCAAGAAACATCGGCGGTTGCTGCTTTGGCACAACAGAAAATTCCTTGTGGTCTACGACTGGCGCTGGTTGAGCTGGCGATCCCATCACTCAAAGAGCTGACAGCAGAACAATATCAAGCATTTCACAACATGCTGTGGCAATTGATCCAAGCCGACCAGCAAACCTCGTTTGCGGAATGGTTACTTTACCGCATGCTGACCCATCAGCTGACTCCGCACTTTAGTCATGAGGCGCGTCAGTTTGTAAAATATCGGGACATCAACACCGTCATGCCAGCCATAGAACAATGGCTCAGTTATCTGGCTTATCAGGCCGATAACGACCAGGATACTGCGCGCATTTTTTCCGCGGGCGTTGCGCAATTACCACAAGCTGCGCTCACATTACAGCCGCCGCCCACACAGGATGTGCTCGGCAATGCATTAGATCAGCTACAACAAAGCAGCCCAGCGATCCGCTTTAATTTCTTACAGGCTATAGTGAGAGCGATCGAATACGATGGAAAAATATCGGCCCATGAAGCCGAGTTATTCCAGATGCTAACCTATTGTCTGGATTGCCCGATCCCGCCACCGCAAATTTTAAACGAGACAAAAAAAACAGCACATTAA
- a CDS encoding LemA family protein codes for MTGFLVVLGLLLLVTFWLISIYNQLVTLKGRYQNGFAQIEVQLKRRYDLIPNLVETAKGYLQHESQTLTAVTEARNAALAGLKAATAAPGSSQAMQQLAAAEQQLQGALQGLSVQIEAYPDLKANQNMLQLSEELTATENRVAFARQGFNDSVTAYNIYRNQFPNTLVANRFGHTTDASLLEIENPQEYRQAPKVSF; via the coding sequence ATGACCGGATTTCTGGTGGTGTTAGGGCTGCTCTTGCTCGTAACATTCTGGTTAATTTCTATTTATAACCAATTGGTGACACTCAAAGGCCGTTATCAGAATGGCTTTGCGCAAATCGAAGTACAACTCAAGCGCCGTTATGACTTGATCCCGAATCTGGTCGAAACAGCGAAGGGTTATTTACAACATGAAAGCCAAACCCTGACAGCAGTAACCGAAGCTCGTAACGCAGCACTGGCCGGGCTAAAAGCGGCAACCGCAGCGCCAGGCAGTTCACAGGCAATGCAACAATTGGCTGCTGCTGAACAACAACTACAGGGTGCCTTGCAAGGTCTGAGTGTGCAGATCGAAGCCTATCCTGATCTAAAAGCAAATCAAAACATGCTGCAATTATCCGAAGAGCTGACGGCCACAGAAAACCGCGTCGCTTTCGCTCGCCAAGGATTTAATGACAGCGTGACCGCCTACAACATTTATCGTAATCAATTCCCTAATACATTAGTTGCTAACCGTTTTGGACATACAACCGATGCTTCATTACTGGAAATAGAAAATCCACAGGAATACCGCCAAGCACCAAAAGTCAGCTTCTAA